One Dokdonia sp. Dokd-P16 genomic window carries:
- a CDS encoding succinate dehydrogenase/fumarate reductase iron-sulfur subunit — MKLTLKVWRQKNATAKGSIVTYPIDGIDGDMSFLEMMDMLNNKLILEGDEPVTFDHDCREGICGSCSMFINGEAHGPDRLVTTCQLHMRKFKDGDTITIEPFRAAGFPVIKDLMVDRSSFDRIQHAGGFISVNTSGNTQDANSIPIEKENADDAFAAATCIGCGACVASCKNSSAMLFVGAKVSQFALLPQGEVEATTRVLNMVKQMDEEGFGNCTNTGACEVECPKGISLENIARMNREYLSASLKG; from the coding sequence ATGAAACTAACGCTAAAGGTATGGCGCCAGAAAAACGCCACAGCTAAAGGAAGCATAGTAACGTACCCAATCGATGGTATCGATGGAGATATGTCTTTCTTAGAAATGATGGATATGCTTAACAATAAGCTTATCCTCGAAGGAGATGAACCTGTAACATTTGATCACGATTGTCGTGAGGGAATTTGTGGTTCATGTTCTATGTTTATTAACGGTGAGGCGCACGGTCCAGATAGACTTGTAACTACTTGCCAGTTACACATGCGTAAATTTAAGGATGGAGATACTATTACTATAGAACCTTTTAGAGCTGCGGGATTCCCTGTTATAAAGGACCTTATGGTAGATCGTTCTTCTTTTGACCGCATACAGCATGCTGGAGGATTTATCTCTGTAAATACTTCTGGTAACACACAAGATGCAAACTCGATTCCTATCGAGAAGGAAAATGCAGACGACGCTTTTGCGGCGGCTACATGTATCGGTTGTGGAGCTTGTGTTGCAAGTTGTAAAAACTCAAGTGCTATGCTATTTGTAGGAGCGAAAGTGAGTCAGTTTGCATTACTTCCACAAGGAGAGGTAGAGGCAACTACTCGTGTTCTTAACATGGTAAAGCAAATGGATGAGGAAGGTTTTGGTAACTGTACAAACACTGGTGCTTGTGAGGTTGAGTGTCCTAAAGGGATATCCCTAGAGAACATCGCACGTATGAACCGTGAGTATCTTTCTGCTTCACTAAAAGGATAA
- a CDS encoding inorganic phosphate transporter → MENIYIFMIAALAILAIADLVVGVSNDAVNFLNSAIGSKAVTFKTVMIVASVGIAFGALSSSGMMEVARKGIFDPSQFYFDEIMIIFMAVMITDIILLDIFNSLGMPTSTTVSIVFELLGASVVMSIIKISNNSDSLAQIGEYINTDKATEIILGILLSVFIAFTIGAIIQFLTRFLLTFNFEKKPSWIAAVFGGIAVSSISYFIIIKGLKGANILPPEFSSWANDNLIQFLGANFILWTAVSWVFHAILKQNIYKLVIILGTFALAMAFAGNDLVNFIGVPMAAYNSFIAWSGSGILPSAFSMEQLAEKVPTQPILLLVAGLIMVLTLWFSKKARRVVKTSVDLSRQDEVKERFKPNWVSQHLVRGVIIANTGVNKILPPKLRQSINKSFEPSTVAHAKASDAPAFDMVRAAVNLVIASVLISVATGLKLPLSTTYVTFMVAMGTSLADRAWGAESAVYRVAGVLNVISGWFLTAFSAFTAAGILAYLMYLGGNIAIIGLFFLAIAMLIRNYLSTKKKNKEAKIEEDLRKAESKTISGIIEESADNIAKTIIRTDKIYTGTLKGLAKNKVGSLRKSRATVEKLNEEIDELRNNIFYFIKNLEETSVRGSNFYIEILGYLEDITQSLEYIAKVSYKHVNNNHKPLRFNQIRDLQEIDNKLCDFLQETAQAFKDRNYNKIERLLGRKQELYGHVTDKIQKQVERTRSEESSPKNTTLYFGLLLETKDLIEEIMNLLELYNTEHKRSK, encoded by the coding sequence ATGGAAAATATTTACATTTTTATGATTGCTGCGTTAGCAATTCTCGCAATTGCAGATTTGGTAGTCGGAGTGAGTAATGACGCAGTAAACTTTCTAAATTCTGCAATAGGATCTAAGGCGGTTACTTTTAAAACAGTGATGATTGTGGCTAGTGTGGGTATCGCTTTTGGTGCGCTCTCCTCTAGTGGTATGATGGAGGTTGCGAGGAAAGGAATTTTTGATCCCAGTCAGTTTTATTTTGATGAGATCATGATCATCTTCATGGCTGTCATGATTACAGATATCATATTGCTTGATATCTTCAACAGCTTGGGTATGCCTACCTCTACAACAGTCTCTATAGTATTTGAACTACTTGGAGCCTCTGTGGTTATGTCCATTATTAAAATATCAAACAATAGTGATTCTCTTGCCCAGATAGGTGAATATATAAATACAGATAAGGCAACGGAGATTATATTAGGTATACTCCTCTCTGTTTTTATCGCCTTTACTATTGGAGCTATTATACAGTTTTTAACAAGATTCCTCTTGACTTTCAATTTTGAGAAAAAACCATCTTGGATTGCTGCTGTTTTTGGAGGTATTGCAGTTTCATCTATTTCATACTTTATAATTATTAAAGGATTAAAAGGTGCAAATATTTTACCACCTGAGTTTAGTAGCTGGGCAAATGATAATCTAATCCAATTCTTAGGAGCTAACTTTATTCTTTGGACCGCAGTCTCTTGGGTGTTTCATGCAATTCTCAAACAAAACATATACAAACTTGTTATTATCTTAGGGACCTTTGCGCTCGCAATGGCCTTTGCTGGTAACGACTTAGTAAACTTCATAGGAGTTCCTATGGCTGCCTATAATTCATTTATAGCCTGGTCTGGTTCTGGAATATTACCAAGTGCATTCAGCATGGAACAGCTTGCTGAAAAAGTACCTACACAACCTATTTTACTTTTGGTTGCCGGTTTAATCATGGTTCTTACATTGTGGTTTAGTAAAAAAGCAAGACGCGTTGTAAAAACCTCTGTAGATTTATCACGTCAAGATGAAGTAAAAGAGCGATTTAAACCTAACTGGGTATCACAGCACTTAGTACGTGGAGTTATCATTGCAAATACTGGTGTTAATAAAATATTACCTCCAAAACTACGTCAAAGTATAAACAAGAGCTTTGAACCATCTACCGTAGCACACGCAAAAGCGTCAGACGCTCCAGCTTTTGATATGGTGAGAGCTGCCGTAAACCTTGTAATTGCGAGTGTTCTTATATCAGTAGCTACTGGACTTAAGCTTCCACTATCTACAACTTATGTTACATTTATGGTTGCTATGGGTACTTCCCTAGCAGATCGTGCTTGGGGAGCAGAAAGCGCTGTATATAGAGTTGCTGGTGTTCTTAATGTAATAAGCGGGTGGTTTTTAACAGCATTTAGCGCATTTACTGCGGCAGGTATTCTAGCATACTTAATGTATCTAGGAGGGAATATTGCCATCATAGGCTTATTCTTCCTTGCAATTGCCATGCTTATAAGAAATTATTTATCTACTAAAAAGAAAAATAAGGAAGCAAAAATTGAGGAAGACCTTCGTAAAGCAGAAAGTAAAACCATTTCTGGTATCATCGAAGAAAGTGCAGATAACATTGCAAAAACAATTATTCGTACTGACAAAATTTACACAGGAACTCTAAAAGGTCTTGCTAAGAATAAGGTAGGAAGCCTCAGAAAGAGCAGAGCCACCGTCGAAAAACTTAATGAAGAGATAGATGAGTTGCGCAATAATATTTTCTATTTCATTAAAAACCTAGAGGAAACGAGTGTACGAGGATCAAACTTCTACATAGAGATATTGGGATATCTTGAAGATATCACTCAATCACTTGAGTACATAGCAAAAGTGAGTTACAAGCACGTTAACAACAATCACAAACCGCTACGTTTTAATCAAATTAGAGATTTACAAGAAATAGACAATAAGCTGTGTGACTTCTTACAAGAAACAGCTCAAGCTTTTAAAGACCGTAATTACAACAAAATAGAGAGGCTTTTAGGAAGAAAACAAGAGCTTTATGGTCACGTAACAGATAAGATTCAAAAACAGGTAGAGCGCACACGTTCTGAAGAGTCTAGTCCTAAAAATACCACCTTGTACTTTGGTCTATTATTAGAAACTAAAGATCTTATAGAAGAGATCATGAACTTACTTGAACTCTATAACACAGAGCACAAAAGATCAAAATAA
- a CDS encoding toxin-antitoxin system YwqK family antitoxin, translated as MKKIMMIAVAFLMVVSMQAQEKNNKPTYVEVGDLVKATLYFDNGEVSQTGFYTKEGQVTGQWISYNRDGDKTAKAQYDNGTKVGTWFFWSSDKLTEVDYQDSRVASVNTWKNEGSKVASNR; from the coding sequence ATGAAAAAGATAATGATGATAGCAGTTGCATTTTTAATGGTTGTTTCAATGCAAGCTCAAGAAAAAAATAATAAGCCTACATATGTAGAAGTAGGAGACCTAGTTAAGGCAACTTTATATTTTGATAATGGTGAAGTAAGTCAAACAGGTTTTTATACTAAGGAAGGACAAGTTACTGGACAGTGGATTAGTTATAACCGTGATGGAGATAAAACTGCCAAAGCTCAATATGACAATGGAACTAAAGTGGGTACTTGGTTCTTCTGGTCAAGTGATAAACTTACTGAGGTAGACTATCAAGATTCACGAGTAGCTTCTGTTAATACTTGGAAGAATGAAGGTTCCAAAGTTGCTAGTAATAGATAA